A portion of the Punica granatum isolate Tunisia-2019 chromosome 7, ASM765513v2, whole genome shotgun sequence genome contains these proteins:
- the LOC116215424 gene encoding patellin-4 → MTVEVEVKSEETTQVAEVVVPQDDQQQQQQEASDKKLSAAVGEEREAEADAEAQKENGDVPCESPSPNIVEKSSSFKEESNHPADLKGSERKALNELKSKLEEAIAAETLFKKGEEEAAEAVAEEEKGEVSLWGVPLSPSKGSEGTDVVLLKFLRARDFKVADAFEMLKKTLQWRRDSKIDAILGEDVAPELAPAAYLDGTDREGHPVCYNIYGVFGDEEMYQKTFGSEEKKERFLRWRVQLMEKGIEKLDLRPGGVLSLLQINDLKNAPGPTKKDLRAATKEAVNLLQDNYPELVARNIFINVPFWYYAIHSLLSPFLTQRTKSKFVFARPARATDTLLKYIPAEEIPVRYGGFKRENDLEFSSKDGAVSELSVKPGSTETIEIPIYEVGSTLIWDLTVLGWEVNYKEEFVPADEGSYTIIVQKGKRMSGNEGPLRNTFQNNEPGKVVLTVENVSSKKKRVLYRHQTKKCSSF, encoded by the exons ATGACTGTCGAGGTCGAGGTCAAGTCCGAGGAAACAACCCAGGTGGCGGAAGTCGTGGTTCCTCAGGACgaccagcagcagcagcagcaggagGCCAGTGACAAGAAGCTGTCTGCGGCTGTTGGGGAAGAACGGGAGGCTGAAGCAGATGCGGAGGCGCAGAAGGAGAATGGAGATGTCCCCTGCGAGTCTCCGTCGCCGAACATTGTCGAGAAGAGCTCCTCCTTCAAGGAGGAGAGCAACCACCCCGCCGATCTCAAAGGGTCGGAGCGGAAGGCCCTGAATGAGCTCAAGTCGAAGCTCGAGGAAGCCATCGCGGCGGAAACCCTCTTCAAAAAGGGGGAAGAGGAGGCTGCGGAGGCGGTGGCAGAGGAGGAGAAGGGGGAAGTCTCCCTCTGGGGAGTGCCGCTTTCGCCGAGCAAGGGCTCGGAGGGCACCGACGTGGTCCTGCTGAAGTTCCTGAGAGCCCGGGATTTCAAGGTCGCCGACGCGTTTGAGATGCTGAAGAAGACCCTGCAGTGGAGGAGAGACTCCAAGATCGACGCGATCCTCGGCGAGGACGTGGCTCCCGAGCTCGCCCCGGCAGCTTACCTGGACGGGACCGATCGGGAAGGCCACCCCGTGTGCTACAACATCTACGGAGTCTTCGGCGACGAGGAGATGTACCAGAAGACGTTCGGGAGcgaggagaagaaggagaggTTCCTGAGGTGGAGGGTCCAGCTGATGGAGAAGGGAATCGAGAAGCTCGACCTGAGGCCCGGCGGAGTCTTGTCGTTGCTTCAGATTAATGACCTGAAGAACGCCCCCGGACCGACCAAGAAGGATCTCCGGGCCGCAACAAAGGAGGCTGTTAATCTCCTACAGGACAATTATCCCGAGCTTGTCGCCAGAAAC ATATTCATTAATGTTCCATTCTGGTACTACGCGATCCATTCCCTCCTGTCCCCGTTCCTGACTCAGAGGACGAAGAGCAAGTTCGTTTTCGCCCGCCCTGCCAGAGCTACTGATACGCTTCTTAA GTACATTCCTGCAGAGGAGATCCCGGTTCGATACGGGGGCTTTAAGAGGGAGAATGACTTGGAGTTCTCGAGCAAGGACGGTGCTGTTTCTGAACTCTCAGTCAAGCCTGGATCTACTGAAACCATCGAAATTCCCATCTATGAG GTTGGGAGTACATTGATATGGGACTTGACTGTCCTGGGCTGGGAAGTGAACTACAAGGAGGAATTCGTGCCGGCGGACGAAGGGTCGTACACCATCATAGTGCAGAAGGGAAAGAGAATGAGCGGGAATGAAGGTCCCCTACGCAATACCTTCCAGAACAACGAACCAGGGAAGGTCGTGCTCACAGTCGAGAATGTCTCCAGCAAGAAGAAGAGGGTTCTTTACAGGCACCAGACCAAGAAGTGCAGCAGCTTCTGA